The Mercurialis annua linkage group LG2, ddMerAnnu1.2, whole genome shotgun sequence genome contains a region encoding:
- the LOC126667106 gene encoding uncharacterized protein LOC126667106, which translates to MLKGNLKRVAVKTDQTQIVDADARKYKTLSDDYFILLKESVSMKRKLRRTQQKRAILMAEVQFLRKRYRCLTDGESHNLQVDDDAVPAQAYAAQSEEEDTVKAPRPVKKPRIGLINGKNRIDKKKISWQDQPALIDSQIQ; encoded by the exons ATGTTGAAGGGAAATTTGAAAAGGGTAGCTGTTAAAACTGATCAAACTCAAATTGTTGATGCGGATGCTAGAAAATACAAAACCTTGTCTGACGATTACTTTATATTGCTAAAG GAATCTGTTTCGATGAAGAGAAAGTTGCGGAGAACACAGCAGAAGAGGGCGATTCTGATGGCCGAAGTGCA GTTTTTGAGAAAAAGGTACAGATGTTTAACTGATGGAGAGTCTCACAATCTTCAAGTGGATGATGATGCTGTGCCAGCACAAGCTTATGCTGCTCAAAGTGAGGAAGAAGATACTGTTAAGGCACCAAGACCAGTTAAGAAACCCAGAATTGGATTAATCAATGGGAAAAATAGAATTGACAAGAAGAAAATCTCTTGGCAAGATCAGCCAGCTTTAATAGATAGTCAGATACAGTAG
- the LOC126670199 gene encoding pentatricopeptide repeat-containing protein At4g31850, chloroplastic isoform X1: MAVLIICSSTMFCGSVQDSTIVALNHNFGLVKVREVKNLRFLACGSVSIGMKPKKKRVGLCGIAVKNNAELVVVTRKPKNALSSKEVMAVLNSISDPNDALSYFNSVAELPFVVHTNETCNHMLETLRVHKMVGDMVGVFNFMQMKIIKRDANTYMTIFKALFVRGGLRKTPSALGKMRQAGFRLNAYSYNGLIYLLLQSGFCREALEVYRRMISEGLKPSLKTYSALMVATGKRRDTETVMSLLEEMKTLGLKPNIYTYTICIRVLGRAGKIDEACQIIKKMEDDGCSPDVITYTVLLDALCTAGKLKNAIELFIKMKASSHKPDRITYITLLDKFSDSGDMDSVRKFWSEMEADGYAPDVVTYTILVNALCKVESFSEAFDLLDVMRKQGVLPNLHTYNTLICGLLRVNRLDDAIDLFSKMESLGVVPTAYTYILFIDFYGKSGHSDKALQTFEEMKTRGIVPNIVACNASLYSLAEMGKLREAKAIFNGLKCNGLAPDSVTYNMMMKCYSKAGQVDEAIKLLSDMSESHCEPEIIVINSLINTLYKADRVDEAWQMFCRLKDMKLAPTVVTYNTVIAGLGKEGQVQRAIELFESMKGNGCPPNTITYNTILDCLCKNDGVDLSLKMLYNMTTMNCTPDVLTFNTIIHGLIKENRISDAIWIFHQMKKMLTPDCVTLCTLLPGVVKNGLIDEAFKIAEDFVHRVRIYVSRQFWEDLMGGILTQAGTEETILFGERLVSSRVCKDDSVLMPIVKFLCKHKKALVAQTVFTKFTKELEVKPTLEAYNFLIEGFLEIDNDEMAWNNFTEMKNAGCTPDVFTYNLLLDAHGKSGKISELFQLYDQMLSSSCEPNTITHNIIIANLVKANKLEKALDLFYHLVSGDFSPTPCTYGPLLDGLLKSGRVEEAEELFEGMADYGCRPNSAIYNILINGFGKSGDLGTACELFKRMVREGIRPDLKSYTSLVGCLGEARRVDDALLYFEELKQTGLDLDSVAYNLMVDCLGRSHRIEEALFLFNEMRSRGIKPDLFTYNSLILGLGAVGMVEQSIKMYEELLFEGLEPNVVTYNALIRGYSRSGKSDSAYTVYKNMMIGGCSPNTGTFAQLPNQSRHFWDTQTG; this comes from the coding sequence ATGGCTGTGCTGATTATTTGCTCTTCAACTATGTTTTGTGGTAGTGTTCAAGATAGCACCATTGTTGCTTTAAACCATAATTTTGGACTGGTAAAAGTTAGGGAAGttaaaaatttgagatttttggcTTGTGGGTCTGTTTCAATTGGGATGAAACCTAAGAAAAAGAGAGTGGGTTTATGTGGGATTGCAGTGAAAAACAATGCTGAGTTGGTGGTTGTGACTAGGAAGCCAAAGAATGCCTTGTCCTCTAAGGAAGTTATGGCTGTTTTGAACTCGATTTCGGATCCGAATGATGCTCTTTCTTACTTTAATTCAGTTGCTGAATTGCCCTTTGTTGTTCACACTAATGAAACATGTAATCACATGCTTGAAACTTTGAGGGTTCATAAGATGGTGGGTGATATGGTAGGTGTGTTTAATTTTATGCAAATGAAAATCATTAAGAGGGATGCGAACACTTATATGACTATATTTAAGGCGCTTTTCGTTAGGGGCGGTCTTAGGAAAACACCGTCTGCTCTTGGAAAGATGAGGCAGGCTGGCTTTCGTTTGAATGCTTATTCATATAATGGATTAATTTATTTGCTACTTCAGTCTGGGTTCTGTAGGGAGGCTTTGGAGGTATATAGGAGAATGATCTCAGAAGGTCTTAAGCCTAGTCTTAAGACTTACTCTGCGCTCATGGTAGCAACAGGAAAGAGAAGGGATACTGAAACTGTTATGTCTTTGTTGGAGGAGATGAAAACtttgggattgaagccaaatatctATACATACACCATTTGCATTAGAGTTCTGGGGAGAGCGGGGAAAATTGATGAGGCATGTCAGATTATAAAGAAGATGGAAGATGATGGTTGCAGCCCTGATGTCATTACTTATACAGTTTTATTGGATGCTCTTTGTACCGCAGGAAAACTTAAGAATGCCATCGAGTTGTTCATAAAGATGAAAGCTAGTAGTCATAAACCTGATAGGATAACCTATATTACTCTGTTGGACAAGTTCAGTGATTCTGGTGACATGGACAGTGTGAGAAAATTCTGGAGTGAAATGGAAGCCGATGGTTATGCCCCTGATGTAGTTACTTATACCATACTTGTCAATGCATTATGCAAAGTTGAGAGTTTCAGTGAAGCATTTGATCTATTGGACGTCATGAGAAAGCAAGGGGTTTTGCCTAACCTTCATACTTACAACACATTGATTTGTGGACTTTTAAGGGTTAATAGGTTGGATGATGCAATTGACCTTTTCAGTAAGATGGAGTCTCTTGGCGTTGTGCCTACGGCTTATACTTACATCCTTTTCATTGACTTCTATGGAAAGTCTGGTCATTCTGATAAAGCTCTCCAGACCTTTGAGGAGATGAAAACTAGAGGAATTGTTCCAAATATTGTTGCTTGCAATGCATCTTTGTATAGTCTTGCTGAAATGGGTAAATTGAGAGAAGCAAAAGCAATTTTTAACGGTCTGAAATGTAATGGTCTCGCTCCAGATTCAGTGACGTATAACATGATGATGAAGTGCTATAGCAAGGCAGGGCAAGTGGACGAAGCCATTAAGTTACTATCAGATATGTCAGAAAGTCATTGTGAACCTGagattattgtaattaattccTTGATCAACACACTTTACAAGGCTGACCGAGTGGATGAAGCATGGCAAATGTTTTGCAGATTGAAAGATATGAAGCTTGCCCCTACAGTTGTGACCTACAACACAGTAATAGCTGGATTAGGCAAAGAGGGTCAAGTTCAAAGAGCCATCGAGTTATTTGAAAGTATGAAGGGTAACGGCTGTCCTCCAAACACAATAACTTATAACACAATCCTAGATTGCCTTTGCAAGAATGATGGGGTTGATTTGTCACTGAAGATGCTTTACAATATGACAACAATGAATTGCACACCTGACGTTCTGACTTTCAACACTATCATCCATGGGTTAATTAAAGAAAATCGAATCAGTGATGCAATCTGGATCTTCCATCAAATGAAGAAGATGCTTACACCTGATTGTGTGACTCTATGCACCCTCCTTCCTGGTGTTGTAAAGAATGGGCTCATAGATGAAGCCTTCAAGATTGCTGAGGACTTTGTTCATCGCGTTAGAATTTACGTAAGCAGGCAATTTTGGGAAGATCTGATGGGCGGAATTTTGACTCAAGCAGGAACGGAAGAAACCATTTTATTTGGTGAAAGATTGGTAAGCAGTAGGGTTTGCAAGGATGACTCGGTACTGATGCCTATTGTGAAGTTTTTGTGCAAGCATAAAAAAGCCCTTGTTGCTCAAACTGTGTTTACCAAGTTTACTAAGGAACTGGAAGTTAAGCCGACACTTGAAGCTTACAACTTTTTAATTGAGGGTTTCCTTGAAATCGACAATGACGAAATGGCCTGGAATAATTTCACTGAGATGAAgaacgctggttgcactccagATGTTTTCACCTACAATTTGTTACTTGACGCTCATGGGAAGTCTGGGAAGATCAGTGAGCTTTTTCAACTGTATGACCAAATGCTTAGTAGTTCATGCGAGCCCAACACCATAACTCACAACATAATCATCGCGAATCTAGTTAAAGCTAATAAATTGGAAAAGGCTTTGGATTTATTCTATCATCTTGTAAGCGGTGATTTCTCTCCCACTCCATGTACTTACGGTCCCCTTTTGGATGGACTGCTGAAGTCAGGTAGAGTAGAGGAAGCAGAAGAGTTGTTTGAGGGAATGGCGGACTATGGATGCAGGCCGAACAGCGCTATTTACAATATTCTTATAAATGGGTTTGGGAAATCTGGTGATCTGGGTACTGCTTGTGAGTTGTTCAAAAGAATGGTTAGAGAAGGAATCCGACCAGATTTGAAGTCTTACACTAGCCTTGTCGGTTGTTTAGGTGAGGCTAGGAGAGTAGATGATGCTCTACTTTACTTTGAGGAACTTAAGCAAACTGGACTAGATCTCGATTCAGTTGCTTATAACCTCATGGTTGATTGCCTTGGAAGATCACACAGGATCGAAGAAGCTCTCTTTCTTTTTAATGAAATGCGAAGTAGAGGGATCAAGCCTGATCTTTTCACTTATAATTCGTTAATACTCGGTCTTGGTGCTGTTGGAATGGTAGAACAATCCATAAAGATGTACGAAGAACTATTATTTGAAGGTCTTGAACCTAATGTTGTCACCTACAATGCTCTTATCCGTGGATACAGCAGGTCTGGAAAATCAGATTCTGCCTATACTGTTTACAAAAACATGATGATTGGAGGTTGCAGTCCGAACACGGGTACATTTGCTCAGCTTCCAAATCAATCCCGACACTTTTGGGATACTCAGACTGGCTAG
- the LOC126670199 gene encoding pentatricopeptide repeat-containing protein At4g31850, chloroplastic isoform X2: MTFRVQDSTIVALNHNFGLVKVREVKNLRFLACGSVSIGMKPKKKRVGLCGIAVKNNAELVVVTRKPKNALSSKEVMAVLNSISDPNDALSYFNSVAELPFVVHTNETCNHMLETLRVHKMVGDMVGVFNFMQMKIIKRDANTYMTIFKALFVRGGLRKTPSALGKMRQAGFRLNAYSYNGLIYLLLQSGFCREALEVYRRMISEGLKPSLKTYSALMVATGKRRDTETVMSLLEEMKTLGLKPNIYTYTICIRVLGRAGKIDEACQIIKKMEDDGCSPDVITYTVLLDALCTAGKLKNAIELFIKMKASSHKPDRITYITLLDKFSDSGDMDSVRKFWSEMEADGYAPDVVTYTILVNALCKVESFSEAFDLLDVMRKQGVLPNLHTYNTLICGLLRVNRLDDAIDLFSKMESLGVVPTAYTYILFIDFYGKSGHSDKALQTFEEMKTRGIVPNIVACNASLYSLAEMGKLREAKAIFNGLKCNGLAPDSVTYNMMMKCYSKAGQVDEAIKLLSDMSESHCEPEIIVINSLINTLYKADRVDEAWQMFCRLKDMKLAPTVVTYNTVIAGLGKEGQVQRAIELFESMKGNGCPPNTITYNTILDCLCKNDGVDLSLKMLYNMTTMNCTPDVLTFNTIIHGLIKENRISDAIWIFHQMKKMLTPDCVTLCTLLPGVVKNGLIDEAFKIAEDFVHRVRIYVSRQFWEDLMGGILTQAGTEETILFGERLVSSRVCKDDSVLMPIVKFLCKHKKALVAQTVFTKFTKELEVKPTLEAYNFLIEGFLEIDNDEMAWNNFTEMKNAGCTPDVFTYNLLLDAHGKSGKISELFQLYDQMLSSSCEPNTITHNIIIANLVKANKLEKALDLFYHLVSGDFSPTPCTYGPLLDGLLKSGRVEEAEELFEGMADYGCRPNSAIYNILINGFGKSGDLGTACELFKRMVREGIRPDLKSYTSLVGCLGEARRVDDALLYFEELKQTGLDLDSVAYNLMVDCLGRSHRIEEALFLFNEMRSRGIKPDLFTYNSLILGLGAVGMVEQSIKMYEELLFEGLEPNVVTYNALIRGYSRSGKSDSAYTVYKNMMIGGCSPNTGTFAQLPNQSRHFWDTQTG, encoded by the exons ATGACATTCCG TGTTCAAGATAGCACCATTGTTGCTTTAAACCATAATTTTGGACTGGTAAAAGTTAGGGAAGttaaaaatttgagatttttggcTTGTGGGTCTGTTTCAATTGGGATGAAACCTAAGAAAAAGAGAGTGGGTTTATGTGGGATTGCAGTGAAAAACAATGCTGAGTTGGTGGTTGTGACTAGGAAGCCAAAGAATGCCTTGTCCTCTAAGGAAGTTATGGCTGTTTTGAACTCGATTTCGGATCCGAATGATGCTCTTTCTTACTTTAATTCAGTTGCTGAATTGCCCTTTGTTGTTCACACTAATGAAACATGTAATCACATGCTTGAAACTTTGAGGGTTCATAAGATGGTGGGTGATATGGTAGGTGTGTTTAATTTTATGCAAATGAAAATCATTAAGAGGGATGCGAACACTTATATGACTATATTTAAGGCGCTTTTCGTTAGGGGCGGTCTTAGGAAAACACCGTCTGCTCTTGGAAAGATGAGGCAGGCTGGCTTTCGTTTGAATGCTTATTCATATAATGGATTAATTTATTTGCTACTTCAGTCTGGGTTCTGTAGGGAGGCTTTGGAGGTATATAGGAGAATGATCTCAGAAGGTCTTAAGCCTAGTCTTAAGACTTACTCTGCGCTCATGGTAGCAACAGGAAAGAGAAGGGATACTGAAACTGTTATGTCTTTGTTGGAGGAGATGAAAACtttgggattgaagccaaatatctATACATACACCATTTGCATTAGAGTTCTGGGGAGAGCGGGGAAAATTGATGAGGCATGTCAGATTATAAAGAAGATGGAAGATGATGGTTGCAGCCCTGATGTCATTACTTATACAGTTTTATTGGATGCTCTTTGTACCGCAGGAAAACTTAAGAATGCCATCGAGTTGTTCATAAAGATGAAAGCTAGTAGTCATAAACCTGATAGGATAACCTATATTACTCTGTTGGACAAGTTCAGTGATTCTGGTGACATGGACAGTGTGAGAAAATTCTGGAGTGAAATGGAAGCCGATGGTTATGCCCCTGATGTAGTTACTTATACCATACTTGTCAATGCATTATGCAAAGTTGAGAGTTTCAGTGAAGCATTTGATCTATTGGACGTCATGAGAAAGCAAGGGGTTTTGCCTAACCTTCATACTTACAACACATTGATTTGTGGACTTTTAAGGGTTAATAGGTTGGATGATGCAATTGACCTTTTCAGTAAGATGGAGTCTCTTGGCGTTGTGCCTACGGCTTATACTTACATCCTTTTCATTGACTTCTATGGAAAGTCTGGTCATTCTGATAAAGCTCTCCAGACCTTTGAGGAGATGAAAACTAGAGGAATTGTTCCAAATATTGTTGCTTGCAATGCATCTTTGTATAGTCTTGCTGAAATGGGTAAATTGAGAGAAGCAAAAGCAATTTTTAACGGTCTGAAATGTAATGGTCTCGCTCCAGATTCAGTGACGTATAACATGATGATGAAGTGCTATAGCAAGGCAGGGCAAGTGGACGAAGCCATTAAGTTACTATCAGATATGTCAGAAAGTCATTGTGAACCTGagattattgtaattaattccTTGATCAACACACTTTACAAGGCTGACCGAGTGGATGAAGCATGGCAAATGTTTTGCAGATTGAAAGATATGAAGCTTGCCCCTACAGTTGTGACCTACAACACAGTAATAGCTGGATTAGGCAAAGAGGGTCAAGTTCAAAGAGCCATCGAGTTATTTGAAAGTATGAAGGGTAACGGCTGTCCTCCAAACACAATAACTTATAACACAATCCTAGATTGCCTTTGCAAGAATGATGGGGTTGATTTGTCACTGAAGATGCTTTACAATATGACAACAATGAATTGCACACCTGACGTTCTGACTTTCAACACTATCATCCATGGGTTAATTAAAGAAAATCGAATCAGTGATGCAATCTGGATCTTCCATCAAATGAAGAAGATGCTTACACCTGATTGTGTGACTCTATGCACCCTCCTTCCTGGTGTTGTAAAGAATGGGCTCATAGATGAAGCCTTCAAGATTGCTGAGGACTTTGTTCATCGCGTTAGAATTTACGTAAGCAGGCAATTTTGGGAAGATCTGATGGGCGGAATTTTGACTCAAGCAGGAACGGAAGAAACCATTTTATTTGGTGAAAGATTGGTAAGCAGTAGGGTTTGCAAGGATGACTCGGTACTGATGCCTATTGTGAAGTTTTTGTGCAAGCATAAAAAAGCCCTTGTTGCTCAAACTGTGTTTACCAAGTTTACTAAGGAACTGGAAGTTAAGCCGACACTTGAAGCTTACAACTTTTTAATTGAGGGTTTCCTTGAAATCGACAATGACGAAATGGCCTGGAATAATTTCACTGAGATGAAgaacgctggttgcactccagATGTTTTCACCTACAATTTGTTACTTGACGCTCATGGGAAGTCTGGGAAGATCAGTGAGCTTTTTCAACTGTATGACCAAATGCTTAGTAGTTCATGCGAGCCCAACACCATAACTCACAACATAATCATCGCGAATCTAGTTAAAGCTAATAAATTGGAAAAGGCTTTGGATTTATTCTATCATCTTGTAAGCGGTGATTTCTCTCCCACTCCATGTACTTACGGTCCCCTTTTGGATGGACTGCTGAAGTCAGGTAGAGTAGAGGAAGCAGAAGAGTTGTTTGAGGGAATGGCGGACTATGGATGCAGGCCGAACAGCGCTATTTACAATATTCTTATAAATGGGTTTGGGAAATCTGGTGATCTGGGTACTGCTTGTGAGTTGTTCAAAAGAATGGTTAGAGAAGGAATCCGACCAGATTTGAAGTCTTACACTAGCCTTGTCGGTTGTTTAGGTGAGGCTAGGAGAGTAGATGATGCTCTACTTTACTTTGAGGAACTTAAGCAAACTGGACTAGATCTCGATTCAGTTGCTTATAACCTCATGGTTGATTGCCTTGGAAGATCACACAGGATCGAAGAAGCTCTCTTTCTTTTTAATGAAATGCGAAGTAGAGGGATCAAGCCTGATCTTTTCACTTATAATTCGTTAATACTCGGTCTTGGTGCTGTTGGAATGGTAGAACAATCCATAAAGATGTACGAAGAACTATTATTTGAAGGTCTTGAACCTAATGTTGTCACCTACAATGCTCTTATCCGTGGATACAGCAGGTCTGGAAAATCAGATTCTGCCTATACTGTTTACAAAAACATGATGATTGGAGGTTGCAGTCCGAACACGGGTACATTTGCTCAGCTTCCAAATCAATCCCGACACTTTTGGGATACTCAGACTGGCTAG